From Thermoplasmata archaeon, one genomic window encodes:
- a CDS encoding cobalamin biosynthesis protein CbiX → MNKGILIVGYGTRNGNLTEILDVQVNRLKCRGWEHVGKAYFRVNSPSIPEALEQMVDEGVDEIVAIPYYISEGTLTKELIPEKLGLGTSSSGKALVKGKEVTISIASAFDTSFTLTDIICDKIADANGNMDCGILILGHGTRFKALSNMRTIKMNAERVAARGYKHVGYAFNEYCDPTIPDALDRLEKEGVDRIIAIPLFIAMGIHMGKDIPEKIGIPPYSEGGDITVNGRKINVYYARPVESNPRLLDVLDQKAREYLGE, encoded by the coding sequence GTGAATAAAGGGATACTAATCGTAGGATACGGGACCAGGAACGGAAATCTCACCGAGATTCTTGACGTTCAGGTGAACAGACTCAAATGCAGGGGCTGGGAACACGTGGGAAAAGCATATTTCAGAGTGAATTCCCCATCCATCCCAGAAGCATTGGAACAAATGGTCGACGAGGGTGTGGACGAGATAGTCGCCATACCATACTACATCTCAGAAGGGACCCTGACGAAGGAACTGATCCCAGAGAAACTTGGACTGGGGACATCCAGTTCCGGAAAGGCTTTGGTCAAAGGAAAGGAGGTCACCATCTCGATAGCCTCCGCGTTCGACACAAGCTTCACACTTACGGACATCATATGCGACAAGATCGCCGATGCCAACGGGAACATGGACTGCGGAATCCTTATCCTAGGTCACGGGACCAGGTTCAAAGCGCTCTCCAACATGCGTACGATCAAGATGAATGCGGAGAGGGTCGCCGCAAGAGGATACAAGCACGTCGGCTATGCGTTCAACGAATACTGCGACCCCACCATCCCCGACGCGCTGGATAGACTGGAGAAGGAAGGTGTGGACAGGATCATCGCCATCCCCCTCTTCATAGCGATGGGGATACACATGGGAAAGGACATCCCCGAGAAGATAGGGATACCTCCATACAGCGAAGGCGGAGACATAACCGTCAACGGAAGGAAGATCAACGTTTACTACGCACGCCCGGTGGAATCGAACCCGCGTCTGCTGGATGTGCTCGATCAAAAAGCAAGGGAGTATTTGGGCGAATGA
- a CDS encoding nitrogen fixation protein NifH, producing the protein MRRIAIYGKGGIGKSTTSSNISDALAESGLTVMQIGCDPKADSTSMLTGGPIETVLNTMRDKSDRTLEDMVHIGSHGVLCVECGGPRPGTGCAGRGIIAAFQELDRLDAMAVYKPDVIIYDVLGDVVCGGFAMPIRNGYARDVFVVTSGERMSLYAANNIATAVNDFRRDGYARFGGLIQNSRGVENEDDLISEAARNIDSEVIFRLPRSPTVQTCEKRDTTVISGEPDSEMAGLYRQLAKTVYSRSEDISGGLKLEDCTGCDGCE; encoded by the coding sequence ATGCGCAGAATTGCCATCTATGGTAAAGGCGGAATAGGTAAATCCACCACATCTTCCAACATCTCAGATGCCCTGGCCGAGTCCGGTCTTACCGTCATGCAGATCGGTTGCGATCCGAAAGCTGATTCCACGAGCATGCTGACCGGAGGCCCCATAGAGACTGTGCTTAACACCATGCGCGACAAGAGCGATCGCACTCTGGAGGATATGGTCCACATAGGTTCCCACGGGGTGCTCTGTGTTGAATGCGGAGGGCCCAGACCCGGAACCGGATGCGCCGGAAGAGGGATCATCGCCGCATTCCAGGAATTGGACCGTCTCGATGCGATGGCCGTTTACAAACCAGATGTTATCATCTATGATGTCCTAGGCGATGTCGTATGCGGCGGATTCGCGATGCCCATCCGCAACGGCTATGCCCGCGACGTATTCGTTGTAACATCGGGGGAACGCATGTCTCTTTATGCTGCTAACAACATCGCCACAGCGGTCAACGATTTCCGCCGTGACGGATATGCCCGTTTCGGAGGATTGATTCAGAATTCGAGGGGAGTTGAGAACGAAGACGACCTCATCTCTGAAGCGGCCAGGAACATAGATTCGGAAGTCATCTTCAGACTTCCGAGATCACCGACAGTCCAGACCTGTGAGAAGCGCGATACGACAGTCATCTCGGGAGAACCCGACTCGGAGATGGCTGGACTATACCGCCAGTTGGCCAAAACAGTGTACTCTCGTTCGGAAGACATTTCCGGAGGACTGAAACTGGAAGACTGCACAGGATGTGACGGTTGTGAATAA
- a CDS encoding cobalamin biosynthesis protein CbiX, which translates to MIAGYGTRKGNLEEILQTQARRLRCRGWENVEIGYFRVSSPTIPEALERLVDAGVDNVVIIPYYIAEGTLTKQLIPEKLKMDSDMADIKVKGKDVTICMAPAFGMNMVLTDILCDKIADAGGDTDCGIMIIGHGTRYDSLANMRVIKQNAERLKSMGYIHTKYTFNEFCEPTIKDTLDELEKEGVERIIALPLFIAMGLHLGDEIPEQIGIPSYSEGGDITINGRKINVYYGRPVEADNRLTDYLDMRAAEYLSG; encoded by the coding sequence ATAATCGCAGGGTACGGTACAAGAAAAGGCAATCTCGAAGAAATTCTCCAGACGCAGGCCAGAAGGCTCAGATGCAGAGGTTGGGAAAACGTCGAGATAGGTTATTTCAGGGTCAGCTCACCCACGATACCAGAGGCATTGGAGAGATTGGTCGATGCCGGAGTTGACAATGTTGTCATTATACCCTATTATATCGCCGAAGGAACACTCACAAAACAGCTCATCCCTGAAAAACTGAAAATGGACTCTGATATGGCGGACATCAAGGTGAAAGGAAAAGATGTCACCATCTGCATGGCACCCGCCTTCGGCATGAACATGGTCCTTACTGACATCCTCTGCGATAAGATCGCCGATGCCGGCGGAGATACAGACTGCGGCATCATGATCATCGGGCACGGGACCAGATACGATTCCCTGGCCAATATGCGCGTCATCAAGCAGAACGCGGAGAGGCTCAAGAGTATGGGATACATTCACACCAAGTACACATTCAACGAATTCTGCGAGCCCACCATCAAGGACACCCTCGACGAACTGGAGAAGGAGGGTGTGGAAAGGATCATCGCCTTGCCTTTGTTCATAGCGATGGGACTGCATCTGGGCGACGAGATCCCCGAACAGATCGGAATCCCCTCGTACAGCGAAGGCGGGGACATCACAATCAACGGAAGGAAGATCAATGTCTACTACGGACGTCCCGTGGAAGCTGACAACCGTCTGACCGATTACCTTGACATGAGAGCCGCAGAATATCTGTCAGGTTGA